In a genomic window of Pseudomonas putida:
- the pqqF gene encoding pyrroloquinoline quinone biosynthesis protein PqqF has product MPASNPPRPHTETLANGLRVTLRHAPDLKRAAAALRVNAGSHDVPLAWPGLAHFLEHLLFLETERFPANLGLMAYVQGHGGQLNARTSERTTDYFFELPTQAFSAGLERLSDMLAHPRMNPDDQQREREVLHAEFVAWSQDVAAQQKLALFNGLSDAHPLRGFHAGNRDSLPLQQDEFQQALKGFHQRFYQSGQMTLSLAGPQPLEELKVLAQAFADGIPQGSLVPQQAPVPLMGTVQKSYQQLNERRLDLLFALEALPDSASEALAFLCHWLNAAKPGGLLARLRTEGLADNLKAAVLYTFGGQALMHVEFTLNANGQPAAVREFLSDWLGFFARQDWSDLRDEYAALLQRQQQVSSALQLARLDCEQRETGLSEQGVTALKVILQQLGAVDNVAGQWQLPTPNPFLRTATPASNAALIRGQTSAHRGLRTFAQDRSRSRRERSPMQFTQALPDNRPEGALYVRWRLDSAPQASLRTRLESSLQPLCEEARQAGVEVSFNATGNEWLLKMTGLQEPMPSVLEHALKTLTTPDAQFPQDTPALIPIRQLLKTLPTHMLPRTTDSDDLQQLWSGARWDGLGIGLSSQTQAAMGLALSRIPGTPDNQSTPPSIPGQRLWSTLDTGSSEHALLLFCPTASNDIADEAAWRLLAHLCQTPFYQRLRVELQLGYAVFSALRQIHGQTGLLFGVQSPNVPALDLLQHIEQFLNGLPQMIHGFDDADFLAQRQVLADQFASNALPFAQAAELLWQGKLAGHSSDYLVQLPEAILAVDRPMLIDAATRLTQAVGGWRCLSTGACPDSPWQTAP; this is encoded by the coding sequence ATGCCTGCGTCCAACCCTCCTCGTCCCCACACTGAAACCCTGGCCAACGGTCTGCGGGTAACACTGCGCCATGCGCCGGATTTGAAACGCGCCGCCGCAGCGTTGCGGGTCAACGCCGGCAGCCATGATGTTCCGTTGGCGTGGCCGGGGCTGGCGCACTTTCTCGAGCATCTGCTGTTCCTGGAGACCGAGCGTTTTCCCGCGAACCTGGGGCTGATGGCCTACGTTCAGGGACATGGCGGGCAATTGAATGCGCGGACCAGTGAGCGCACCACCGACTACTTTTTCGAATTGCCGACTCAGGCATTCAGCGCCGGGCTGGAGCGTCTGTCAGATATGCTCGCCCATCCACGTATGAATCCGGACGATCAGCAGCGGGAACGGGAAGTGCTGCACGCAGAATTTGTCGCCTGGTCCCAGGATGTAGCTGCCCAACAGAAACTGGCTTTGTTCAACGGGCTGTCCGACGCTCATCCACTGAGGGGTTTTCATGCGGGAAACCGCGACAGCCTGCCCCTGCAACAAGATGAATTTCAGCAGGCGCTGAAGGGTTTCCATCAGCGGTTCTATCAGTCTGGACAAATGACATTGAGCCTGGCTGGCCCGCAGCCGCTGGAAGAACTGAAGGTGCTGGCCCAGGCGTTTGCCGATGGCATTCCCCAAGGCAGCCTGGTCCCGCAACAAGCACCGGTGCCATTGATGGGCACCGTGCAAAAAAGTTATCAACAGCTGAACGAGCGTCGCCTGGACCTGCTGTTCGCGCTCGAAGCGCTGCCCGACTCAGCCTCTGAAGCGTTGGCGTTCCTCTGCCATTGGCTGAATGCCGCGAAACCTGGCGGACTGCTGGCCCGATTGCGCACCGAGGGTCTGGCCGACAACCTGAAAGCTGCGGTTTTGTACACGTTTGGCGGGCAGGCCCTGATGCACGTTGAGTTCACTCTCAATGCCAACGGGCAACCAGCCGCGGTTCGTGAGTTTCTGTCGGATTGGCTGGGATTCTTCGCCCGCCAGGACTGGAGCGATTTGCGCGATGAATATGCCGCCCTGCTCCAACGGCAGCAGCAAGTCAGCAGCGCGTTGCAACTGGCACGACTGGACTGCGAGCAACGGGAAACCGGGCTATCCGAACAGGGTGTGACCGCTCTCAAGGTGATCCTGCAACAACTCGGTGCTGTGGATAACGTTGCTGGCCAATGGCAGTTGCCGACGCCCAATCCGTTTTTACGAACCGCGACGCCAGCCTCCAATGCGGCCTTGATTCGCGGCCAGACCAGCGCCCACCGTGGTCTGCGTACTTTCGCCCAGGATCGTTCCCGCAGTCGTCGTGAACGTTCGCCCATGCAATTCACTCAGGCATTGCCGGATAACCGTCCCGAAGGCGCGTTGTATGTGCGCTGGCGCCTGGACTCGGCGCCGCAAGCCAGCCTCCGGACACGACTGGAAAGCAGCCTGCAACCGTTGTGCGAAGAAGCCCGGCAGGCGGGTGTGGAGGTTTCCTTCAATGCAACGGGCAACGAGTGGCTGCTGAAAATGACCGGGCTGCAGGAACCCATGCCGAGCGTGCTGGAGCATGCGCTGAAAACACTGACGACTCCTGATGCCCAATTCCCACAAGATACGCCGGCATTGATACCGATCCGACAGCTGCTCAAGACATTGCCCACCCACATGCTGCCGCGGACCACTGATTCGGATGACCTGCAACAACTCTGGTCGGGCGCTCGCTGGGACGGCCTGGGAATCGGCCTGTCGTCTCAGACCCAGGCAGCCATGGGCCTGGCGTTGAGCCGCATCCCCGGAACACCGGACAATCAATCGACACCACCGTCCATCCCTGGGCAACGACTCTGGAGCACCCTGGACACGGGTTCCAGCGAACACGCCCTGCTTCTTTTTTGTCCGACAGCTTCCAACGATATTGCCGACGAAGCCGCGTGGCGCTTGCTGGCACACCTTTGTCAGACGCCGTTCTACCAACGCCTGCGCGTGGAATTGCAATTGGGTTACGCAGTGTTCAGCGCCTTGCGCCAAATCCATGGACAGACCGGTCTACTGTTCGGCGTGCAATCGCCGAACGTCCCGGCATTGGATCTGTTGCAACACATCGAGCAGTTTCTGAACGGGTTGCCGCAGATGATTCACGGCTTCGATGACGCCGACTTCCTGGCCCAACGCCAGGTCCTGGCCGATCAATTCGCCAGCAACGCCTTGCCTTTCGCCCAGGCCGCCGAGCTCCTGTGGCAGGGCAAGCTGGCCGGCCACTCGTCGGATTATCTGGTGCAACTGCCCGAGGCAATTTTGGCTGTTGATCGCCCGATGCTCATCGACGCTGCAACGCGCCTTACACAAGCCGTTGGCGGGTGGCGCTGTTTGTCCACTGGGGCTTGCCCCGATTCACCCTGGCAAACGGCACCCTGA
- the pqqA gene encoding pyrroloquinoline quinone precursor peptide PqqA gives MAWTKPAYTDLRIGFEVTMYFASR, from the coding sequence ATGGCCTGGACCAAACCTGCTTACACCGATCTGCGTATCGGCTTTGAAGTCACCATGTACTTCGCCAGCCGCTAA
- the pqqD gene encoding pyrroloquinoline quinone biosynthesis peptide chaperone PqqD — protein MSFDRSKTPSWRPGYRFQYEPAQKGHVLLYPEGMIKLNESAALIGGLIDGRRDVAAIIAELDQQFPGVPELGDDIEQFMEVARAQHWIELA, from the coding sequence ATGAGTTTCGACCGCAGCAAGACCCCGAGCTGGCGTCCCGGCTACCGCTTCCAATACGAACCGGCGCAGAAAGGCCACGTGCTGCTGTACCCGGAAGGCATGATCAAACTCAATGAAAGCGCCGCATTGATCGGCGGCCTGATCGATGGCCGGCGCGATGTCGCGGCGATCATCGCGGAACTCGACCAACAGTTCCCCGGTGTGCCGGAACTGGGTGACGACATCGAGCAATTCATGGAGGTCGCCCGTGCGCAGCACTGGATCGAACTTGCCTGA
- a CDS encoding carbon-nitrogen hydrolase family protein: MRVALYQCPPLPLDVAGNLQRLQQLAQEAKGADLLVLPEMFLTGYNIGLDAVSVLAEVHNGESAQQVARIARSAGIAILYGYPERTEDGQIYNAVQLIDAQGERVCNYRKTHLFGDLDRSMFSPGTNEFPVVELNGWKLGFLICYDLEFPENARRLAIEGAELILVPTANMIPFDFIADVTVRSRAFENQCYVAYANYCGQEGDIQYCGQSSIAAPDGSRIAQAGLDEALIVGELDRQLMDKSRSANRYLIDRRPELYAALNKR, encoded by the coding sequence ATGCGCGTAGCCCTTTACCAATGTCCACCGCTGCCTCTGGACGTCGCCGGCAATCTGCAACGCCTGCAACAGTTGGCGCAGGAAGCCAAAGGCGCCGATTTGCTGGTGCTGCCGGAGATGTTCCTGACCGGCTACAACATCGGCCTGGACGCCGTCAGCGTACTGGCGGAAGTGCACAACGGTGAATCGGCGCAACAGGTGGCGCGCATTGCCCGGTCCGCCGGGATCGCCATCCTGTATGGCTATCCCGAACGCACCGAAGACGGTCAGATCTACAACGCCGTGCAGTTGATCGACGCCCAGGGTGAGCGCGTCTGCAATTACCGCAAGACGCACTTGTTCGGCGACCTCGACCGCTCGATGTTCAGCCCTGGTACCAACGAGTTTCCAGTGGTCGAACTCAACGGCTGGAAGCTCGGCTTCCTGATCTGCTACGACCTGGAATTCCCGGAAAACGCCCGGCGCCTGGCCATCGAAGGCGCCGAGCTGATCCTGGTGCCGACGGCGAACATGATTCCCTTTGATTTCATCGCCGACGTCACCGTGCGTTCCCGTGCCTTCGAAAACCAGTGTTACGTGGCCTATGCCAATTACTGCGGACAGGAAGGCGATATCCAGTATTGCGGCCAGAGCAGCATCGCCGCGCCGGACGGCAGCCGTATCGCCCAGGCCGGTCTCGATGAAGCCTTGATTGTCGGTGAGTTGGACCGTCAACTGATGGACAAATCCCGCAGCGCCAATCGTTACCTGATCGACCGCCGCCCCGAGCTTTACGCCGCGCTGAACAAGCGCTAA
- a CDS encoding flavin monoamine oxidase family protein, with amino-acid sequence MNKNNRHPADGKKPVTIFGPDFPFAFDDWIEHPAGLGSIPEHHHGAEVAIVGAGIAGLVAAYELMKLGLKPVVYEASKLGGRLRSQTFNGTDGIVAELGGMRFPVSSTAFYHYVDKLGLETKPFPNPLTPASGSTVIDLEGQTHYAQKLADLPALFQEVADAWTDALEDGSRFGEIQQAIRDRDVPRLKELWNTLVPLWDDRTFYDFVATSKAFAKLSFHHREVFGQVGFGTGGWDSDFPNSMLEIFRVVMTNCDDHQHLVVGGVEQVPQGIWRHVPERCVHWPQGTSLKSLHRGAPRSGVKKIAHAPGGRFAVTDNNGDTREYAAVLTTCQSWLLTTQIECEETLFSQKMWMALDRTRYMQSSKTFVMVDRPFWKDKDPETGRDLMSMTLTDRLTRGTYLFDNGDDKPGVICLSYSWMSDALKMLPHPVEKRVKLALDALKKIYPKVDIAARIIGDPITVSWEADPHFLGAFKGALPGHYRYNQRMYAHFMQDDMPPEQRGIFIAGDDVSWTPAWVEGAVQTSLNAVWGIMKHFGGATHKENPGPGDVFKDIGPIALPE; translated from the coding sequence ATGAACAAGAACAATCGCCACCCTGCAGACGGTAAAAAACCAGTCACCATTTTCGGCCCGGACTTCCCTTTCGCTTTCGACGACTGGATCGAACACCCGGCCGGCCTGGGCAGCATTCCCGAGCACCATCACGGTGCCGAAGTGGCGATTGTCGGTGCCGGTATCGCGGGCCTCGTGGCTGCTTACGAACTGATGAAACTCGGCCTCAAGCCCGTCGTTTACGAAGCCTCGAAACTGGGCGGGCGCCTGCGCTCCCAAACATTCAATGGCACTGACGGCATCGTCGCCGAGCTGGGCGGCATGCGTTTTCCGGTGTCCTCCACCGCGTTCTATCACTATGTCGACAAGCTGGGCCTTGAGACCAAGCCCTTCCCCAACCCGCTGACGCCTGCCTCTGGAAGTACCGTCATCGACCTGGAAGGCCAGACCCACTACGCACAAAAACTGGCGGATCTTCCTGCACTGTTCCAGGAAGTGGCTGACGCCTGGACCGATGCGCTGGAAGACGGCTCGCGCTTCGGCGAGATCCAGCAAGCCATCCGTGATCGCGACGTACCGCGCCTCAAGGAGCTGTGGAACACCCTCGTGCCACTGTGGGACGACCGCACCTTCTATGACTTCGTCGCCACGTCCAAAGCCTTCGCCAAACTGTCGTTCCATCACCGCGAAGTGTTCGGTCAGGTCGGCTTCGGCACCGGTGGCTGGGACTCGGACTTCCCCAACTCGATGCTGGAAATCTTCCGTGTGGTGATGACCAACTGCGATGATCACCAACACCTGGTGGTCGGCGGTGTGGAACAGGTGCCACAAGGCATCTGGCGTCATGTGCCGGAGCGTTGCGTGCATTGGCCGCAGGGCACCAGCCTCAAGTCGCTGCACCGGGGCGCCCCACGCTCCGGCGTGAAAAAAATCGCCCACGCGCCGGGCGGGCGTTTTGCGGTCACCGACAACAACGGCGACACCCGCGAATACGCCGCCGTGCTGACCACCTGCCAGAGCTGGCTGCTGACCACCCAGATCGAGTGCGAAGAAACCCTGTTCTCGCAAAAGATGTGGATGGCCCTGGACCGCACTCGCTACATGCAGTCGTCGAAAACCTTTGTGATGGTCGACCGCCCGTTCTGGAAGGACAAGGACCCGGAAACCGGCCGCGACCTGATGAGCATGACCCTCACCGATCGCCTGACCCGCGGTACCTACCTGTTCGACAACGGCGACGACAAGCCCGGGGTGATCTGCCTGTCCTACTCGTGGATGAGTGACGCGCTGAAGATGTTGCCGCATCCTGTGGAGAAACGCGTGAAGCTGGCGCTGGACGCGTTGAAGAAGATCTACCCGAAAGTCGATATCGCCGCGCGAATCATCGGCGATCCGATCACCGTGTCCTGGGAAGCCGACCCGCACTTCCTCGGCGCCTTCAAGGGCGCGCTGCCTGGTCACTATCGCTACAACCAGCGCATGTACGCGCATTTCATGCAGGACGACATGCCGCCGGAACAGCGCGGGATTTTCATCGCCGGCGACGATGTCTCGTGGACGCCGGCCTGGGTCGAAGGCGCGGTGCAGACCTCGCTCAATGCGGTGTGGGGCATCATGAAACACTTCGGCGGCGCCACACATAAAGAGAACCCGGGCCCGGGTGATGTGTTCAAAGACATAGGCCCTATCGCCCTGCCCGAGTAA
- the pqqB gene encoding pyrroloquinoline quinone biosynthesis protein PqqB has translation MFVQILGSAAGGGFPQWNCNCANCAGFRNGSLRAQARTQSSIAISDDGVNWVLCNTSPDIRAQLQSFAPMQPGRTLRDTGIGAIILMDSQIDHTTGLLMLREGCPHQVWCTDMVHEDLSSGFPLFNMLTHWNGGLTWNRIELDRSFSIPACPNLRFTPLPLRSAAPPYSPHRFDPHPGDNIGLIVEDLNTGGKLFYAPGLGKVDAPLLEIMAASDCLLVDGTLWDDDEMQRRGVGTRTGREMGHLAQNGPGGMLEVLEKLPRQRKVLIHINNTNPILDEDSPQRAELERRNVEVAYDGMSIVL, from the coding sequence ATGTTCGTCCAGATTCTAGGTTCCGCCGCCGGCGGCGGTTTCCCCCAGTGGAACTGCAACTGCGCGAACTGCGCCGGTTTTCGCAACGGCAGCCTGCGGGCCCAGGCGCGGACCCAATCGTCCATCGCGATTTCCGATGACGGTGTGAATTGGGTGCTGTGCAACACTTCGCCGGACATTCGCGCGCAACTCCAGAGCTTCGCCCCGATGCAACCGGGCCGCACGCTGCGCGATACCGGGATTGGCGCGATCATCCTGATGGACAGCCAGATCGACCACACCACCGGCCTGCTCATGCTGCGTGAAGGTTGCCCGCATCAGGTCTGGTGCACCGACATGGTCCATGAGGATTTGAGCAGCGGCTTCCCGCTGTTCAACATGCTGACCCATTGGAACGGTGGCCTGACCTGGAACCGCATCGAACTGGACCGCAGCTTCAGCATTCCGGCCTGCCCCAACCTGCGCTTTACCCCGCTGCCCTTGCGCAGCGCCGCGCCGCCCTATTCGCCGCACCGCTTCGACCCGCATCCGGGCGACAACATCGGCCTGATCGTCGAGGACCTGAATACCGGCGGCAAGCTGTTCTACGCACCGGGGCTGGGCAAGGTCGATGCGCCTTTGCTGGAGATCATGGCGGCCAGCGATTGCCTGCTGGTGGACGGCACGCTGTGGGACGACGACGAAATGCAGCGCCGTGGCGTCGGCACCCGCACCGGCCGGGAGATGGGCCACCTGGCCCAGAACGGCCCCGGCGGAATGCTCGAAGTGCTGGAAAAACTGCCGCGCCAGCGCAAGGTGCTTATCCACATCAACAATACCAACCCGATTCTCGACGAGGACTCGCCACAGCGAGCGGAGCTGGAACGGCGCAATGTTGAAGTGGCGTATGACGGCATGAGTATTGTGCTGTAG
- a CDS encoding peptidase M41 translates to METKKMPPAVRDHALQIAQHEMGHYVVARALGFETGGVTLTVTRDLRHKGGATISLVRPISSMEAMKQYLEARMMVLFAGAMAQTLPSAQTREKRVDKTKAVAILNGAFGAERDDAKIRELRQLLRNLTYPDTDPAACDSITAELKAINDRLWLRTQEIVEALAETITDLGKALVERMALVEQWGRSADTYEVVLTREVLERMSPVGASSRRS, encoded by the coding sequence ATGGAAACCAAGAAGATGCCTCCCGCTGTACGGGACCATGCCTTGCAGATTGCCCAGCACGAAATGGGGCACTACGTTGTGGCGCGGGCGCTGGGTTTTGAAACGGGGGGCGTGACCCTGACAGTGACCAGGGATCTGAGGCACAAGGGGGGCGCAACTATCAGCCTGGTGCGGCCAATCTCTTCGATGGAAGCCATGAAGCAATACCTGGAAGCCAGGATGATGGTCCTCTTCGCAGGTGCCATGGCGCAGACGTTGCCTTCAGCGCAGACACGGGAAAAACGTGTCGATAAAACCAAAGCGGTCGCCATCCTTAATGGTGCGTTTGGCGCGGAGCGGGATGACGCAAAGATCCGGGAATTGCGGCAACTGCTGCGCAACTTGACCTATCCCGATACGGATCCGGCGGCGTGCGACAGCATCACGGCCGAGCTTAAGGCGATCAATGATCGGCTATGGTTGCGAACCCAAGAGATCGTCGAAGCGCTGGCCGAGACCATTACCGACCTCGGGAAGGCATTGGTAGAACGCATGGCCCTTGTGGAGCAGTGGGGCAGATCGGCGGATACCTACGAAGTGGTGTTAACGCGGGAAGTGCTGGAGCGGATGAGCCCTGTAGGAGCGAGCTCGCGAAGGTCTTGA
- the pqqC gene encoding pyrroloquinoline-quinone synthase PqqC yields the protein MTDTPMSPAEFEAALRAKGAYYHIHHPYHVAMYEGRATREQIQGWVANRFYYQVNIPLKDAAILANCPDREIRREWIQRLLDHDGAPGEDGGIEAWLRLGQAVGLDPDQLRSQELVLPGVRFAVDAYVNFARRANWQEAASSSLTELFAPQIHQSRLDSWPQHYPWIDPAGYEYFRTRLGQARRDVEHGLAITLQHYRTRAGQERMLEILQFKLDILWSMLDAMTMAYELNRPPYHSVTGQRVWHKGITL from the coding sequence ATGACCGACACCCCCATGTCCCCCGCCGAATTCGAGGCCGCCCTGCGCGCCAAGGGCGCCTACTACCACATCCACCACCCGTACCACGTGGCGATGTACGAAGGCCGCGCCACCCGCGAGCAGATCCAGGGCTGGGTCGCCAACCGCTTCTACTATCAGGTGAACATCCCGCTCAAGGACGCCGCGATCCTCGCCAACTGCCCCGACCGCGAAATCCGCCGCGAGTGGATTCAACGCCTGCTGGACCATGACGGCGCCCCAGGCGAGGACGGCGGCATCGAAGCCTGGTTGCGTCTGGGACAGGCAGTCGGCCTCGACCCGGATCAGCTGCGTTCCCAGGAACTGGTCCTGCCCGGCGTGCGCTTCGCCGTGGACGCCTACGTCAACTTCGCCCGCCGCGCCAACTGGCAGGAGGCCGCCAGCAGTTCGCTGACCGAACTGTTCGCACCGCAAATCCATCAGTCGCGCCTGGATAGCTGGCCACAGCACTACCCATGGATCGACCCCGCCGGCTACGAATACTTCCGCACCCGCCTGGGCCAGGCCCGACGGGACGTCGAGCACGGTCTGGCCATCACCTTGCAGCACTACAGGACACGGGCCGGCCAGGAGCGCATGCTGGAGATTCTCCAGTTCAAGCTGGATATCCTCTGGAGCATGCTTGATGCCATGACCATGGCCTACGAACTCAATCGCCCGCCCTATCACAGCGTGACCGGGCAACGGGTCTGGCACAAAGGAATCACCCTATGA
- a CDS encoding glucose/quinate/shikimate family membrane-bound PQQ-dependent dehydrogenase has translation MNNSGAAAGSKWLLAGLGVLIALIGLGLAGGGGYLITLGGSWYFLLMGLAMLASGALIARRKPLGAWLYGLALVLTAIWAVWDAGLEYWPLVSRVLTFAVIGLVVALVYPTLVRASGATAGRGAYGLAGVLGVGVVATMAYMFVPTHVVKASSEPAVTPVTPGTEQKDWAHWGNTTAGNRFAALDQINKGNIDKLQVAWTFHTGDIPQSTGAGAEDQNTPLQIGDTVYTCTAYGKVFALDADTGVQRWKFDPQGTAPNWQRCRGLGYSETPVTSDNQPTACAKRLFLPTGDARLIAINAETGKPCEDFGNQGTVDLTTDMGEVKPGYYQQTSTPLVAGDVVIVGGRVADNYSTGEPPGVVRAYDVRSGELVWAWDPGNPNTTKRPPAGETYTRGTPNVWSAMSYDAKLGLVYLPTGNATPDFFGGQRTEFDDKWNSSVVALDVKTGQVRWHFQTTHHDLWDFDLPAQPLLYDVPDDKGGMQPALAQVTKQGEIFLLNRETGVPIARVEERPVPQGHVPGERYSPTQPFSVDMPSIGNKTLTESDMWGATPFDQLMCRIQFKGMRHEGVYTPPGMDRALQFPGSLGGMNWGSVSVDPNSNYMFVNDMRLGLANYMIPRNKIGAGASGIEMGVVPQEGTPFGAMRERFLSAVGIPCQKPPFGTMSAIDLKTHKLMWQVPVGTVQDTGPLGIRMHLPIPIGMPTLGASLATQSGLLFFAGTQDFYLRAFDTGNGNEIWKSRLPVGSQSGPMTYVSPKTGKQYILLTVGGARQSTDRGDYVIAYALPK, from the coding sequence ATGAACAATTCTGGGGCTGCCGCCGGCAGCAAATGGTTGCTGGCGGGGCTGGGTGTCCTGATCGCGTTGATCGGGCTGGGCCTTGCTGGCGGTGGTGGTTACCTGATCACCCTGGGCGGCAGCTGGTATTTCCTGTTGATGGGCCTGGCGATGCTGGCCTCCGGAGCGCTGATCGCGCGCCGTAAACCGCTGGGTGCTTGGCTGTACGGCCTGGCGTTGGTCCTGACGGCGATCTGGGCCGTGTGGGATGCCGGCCTGGAATATTGGCCGCTGGTTTCGCGTGTACTGACGTTTGCCGTCATCGGCCTGGTGGTCGCGTTGGTCTACCCGACGCTGGTACGCGCATCCGGCGCGACGGCGGGGCGCGGCGCCTATGGTCTGGCTGGCGTTCTTGGCGTCGGCGTCGTCGCCACGATGGCCTACATGTTCGTGCCGACCCACGTGGTCAAGGCCTCCAGCGAACCCGCGGTCACACCGGTGACTCCCGGTACCGAGCAGAAGGACTGGGCGCATTGGGGCAACACCACCGCCGGCAATCGCTTTGCCGCACTGGACCAGATCAACAAAGGCAACATCGACAAATTGCAGGTCGCCTGGACCTTCCACACCGGCGATATCCCGCAAAGCACCGGCGCTGGTGCCGAAGACCAGAACACCCCGCTGCAAATCGGCGATACGGTCTACACCTGCACCGCCTACGGCAAAGTCTTCGCCCTCGATGCCGACACCGGCGTCCAGCGATGGAAGTTCGATCCCCAAGGCACCGCGCCCAACTGGCAGCGCTGCCGTGGCCTGGGCTACTCCGAGACTCCGGTGACTTCGGACAATCAGCCAACAGCCTGTGCGAAACGTCTGTTTCTGCCGACAGGCGATGCGCGCCTGATCGCCATCAATGCCGAAACCGGCAAGCCGTGTGAAGACTTCGGCAACCAGGGCACCGTCGATCTGACCACGGACATGGGCGAAGTTAAGCCAGGTTACTACCAGCAGACCTCGACCCCGTTGGTCGCTGGCGACGTGGTGATCGTTGGCGGGCGCGTGGCCGATAACTACTCCACCGGCGAACCGCCAGGCGTGGTGCGTGCCTACGACGTGCGCAGCGGCGAACTGGTCTGGGCGTGGGATCCGGGTAATCCGAACACCACCAAACGCCCACCAGCCGGTGAGACTTACACCCGGGGCACGCCAAACGTGTGGTCGGCGATGTCCTACGACGCCAAACTCGGCCTGGTCTATCTGCCGACCGGCAACGCCACCCCGGATTTCTTCGGCGGTCAGCGCACGGAGTTCGATGACAAGTGGAACTCGTCGGTCGTCGCCCTGGATGTGAAGACCGGTCAAGTGCGCTGGCATTTCCAGACCACGCACCACGACCTGTGGGACTTCGACTTGCCGGCGCAGCCGCTGCTGTACGACGTGCCGGACGACAAGGGCGGGATGCAACCTGCGCTGGCGCAAGTCACCAAACAGGGCGAGATCTTCCTGCTCAACCGCGAAACCGGCGTGCCGATCGCGCGGGTTGAAGAGCGTCCGGTGCCGCAAGGCCATGTGCCTGGCGAGCGCTACTCGCCGACCCAGCCGTTCTCGGTAGACATGCCGTCCATCGGCAATAAAACCCTGACCGAATCCGACATGTGGGGTGCCACACCGTTCGACCAGTTGATGTGCCGCATCCAGTTCAAAGGCATGCGCCACGAGGGTGTCTACACTCCGCCGGGCATGGATCGCGCGCTGCAATTTCCGGGATCTTTGGGTGGCATGAACTGGGGCAGTGTCTCGGTTGATCCGAACAGCAACTACATGTTCGTCAACGACATGCGCCTGGGCCTGGCCAACTACATGATTCCGCGCAACAAGATCGGCGCCGGGGCCAGTGGTATCGAAATGGGTGTGGTACCGCAGGAAGGCACGCCGTTCGGCGCCATGCGCGAACGCTTCCTTTCGGCGGTTGGCATTCCGTGCCAGAAACCACCGTTCGGCACCATGTCCGCCATCGACCTCAAGACCCACAAACTGATGTGGCAAGTCCCGGTCGGCACCGTGCAGGACACCGGTCCGCTAGGCATCCGCATGCACCTGCCGATCCCGATCGGCATGCCGACCCTCGGCGCATCGCTGGCCACCCAGTCGGGCCTGCTGTTCTTCGCCGGCACCCAGGACTTCTACCTGCGCGCCTTCGATACCGGCAACGGCAACGAGATCTGGAAGTCGCGTCTGCCGGTAGGCAGCCAATCGGGGCCGATGACCTACGTTTCGCCGAAAACCGGCAAGCAGTACATCCTGCTGACGGTGGGCGGCGCGCGCCAGTCGACGGATCGTGGGGATTATGTGATTGCCTACGCATTGCCCAAGTAA
- a CDS encoding Lrp/AsnC family transcriptional regulator has translation MPDTRSPVLDEIDRQLIAALQINARESVAMLARQLGIARTTVTSRLARLEKAKVITGYGVRLGQRVVDGGLQAYVGITVQPRSGKEVLRRLSAMAQVQQLCAVSGEFDYVAWLRTDSPEQLDQLLDQIGSVDGVEKTTTSIILSSKIDRGQPV, from the coding sequence TTGCCTGACACTCGCTCGCCCGTTCTCGACGAAATCGACCGCCAGTTGATCGCCGCCCTGCAGATCAACGCCCGTGAAAGCGTGGCCATGCTCGCCCGGCAACTGGGCATTGCCCGTACCACCGTGACCTCGCGTCTGGCGCGGCTGGAGAAAGCCAAAGTGATCACCGGCTACGGCGTACGCCTGGGTCAGCGAGTGGTGGATGGCGGATTGCAGGCGTATGTGGGGATCACTGTGCAGCCACGCTCCGGCAAGGAGGTGTTGCGGCGGTTGAGCGCCATGGCCCAGGTGCAGCAGTTGTGTGCGGTCAGTGGCGAATTTGATTATGTGGCGTGGTTGCGCACGGACTCGCCGGAACAGCTGGACCAGTTGCTGGATCAGATTGGCAGTGTGGATGGGGTGGAGAAGACCACCACCTCAATCATCCTCAGCAGCAAGATCGATCGCGGGCAGCCGGTTTGA